From Plasmodium malariae genome assembly, chromosome: 8:
atattttatcatttatttgaATTTCTTCTGCTACATTTCCAAAAGAttcctttaaaaattttaaaaaattttttgcatAATCATATAAAACATCTTCATATTTAACACCTTTCacatcttttaatttttccaatACATTCAAggcattatatttttgttcaaATTTTAAGTTTTCTGTTCGCATTAAtctttttagtaaatttatattttcttcatattttttttgacatTCTATTTCTTCATCTTGTTTTTCTGATGTAATATccgaaaataaaaaattccaAATGAACTTTAATTCTTCAACTGCtgacatatttttttttttattaatgtaaatTTGTAGCAGTTTAAATTTGCCCaacttctttcttttttttccccttttcaatcttttttacttttctgaTGGAAAGTGTTTCATTAGAAGGTGTGAAAGAATtgcaaatgaaaaattaaaatgtggactaatcatttatttgaaaatactttttgaaattttgaatatttgtaaataatgtacacatgtatatataatatattatgtatatatatttatttatatatgaccATGAGCACGCTGCAAAAAGATAGCATTCCCCCAAAAAGGTGTTATTTTGCATGTACtgataataaaacaaaatatatattttcttttttattcagtacattatatgttaacataattttaaaagataaaaatcaCATACATCTTTATATAAGGTCATTTTtactgtaaaaaaaaaaaaaaaaattctatttttaaaatttttgaattatgcaaattttcttaatttttacgtataaagatatatttcaattttttttttttttttttttttcatgtaaaaatttgtttGCAATATTATCTTCTttgcacatatattttttattattttgaatgCCTGAATAATAGaggtatatatacaatttagAGTAAAatgctaaaaaaaatttataattttttttttcgtgtgtaaaggaaaaaaaaactaaagtttttttatgtgaatatatatttatattactaaATTATAAGCAGGATTTCCCTATTTATTTCACCTACTGCAAGTTTGCACCTACCCCTGTGTACCTCAAACGTATAGTTATATGTGCcataaaacaaattagaaaataaagGTACACTTTAAAATTAATGCAAAAATGATTAAACACTGATAGctgaaaatgtatatttaaaaaaaagtaaataaaaaataaagcaaaactTGTAATTTATTCCTATACCGTATACCAGTCGTAACAAGACAAACATATATCAGTATAATTtgtagatatatttaaataaacaaaagaTTGTCTTTTCAGTGttatctattttatataaaatttgaagCATCATAATAAAGTAGACCTtctaatattctttttaatgaaCTACACtgttgatatatatatatatatatatataaatgttttttttttcttttttgttcccTATGGTACTGCACCTAGTCACACAAAATAGCTTAATATAATCGTTTTAAAAAACAgcgcatttttttttttttttttttcaaaaaagcATTTCTATTGCGGTAAGGTGAGCAGTTATGACTTTCACGTTTCAGCAGTAATGGTTAACGTACGCcctttttgttaaaatatgtatctTCTTTACCTgtgttactttttttttcgtgcATTTGATATTCAGGGCATGAATAACAATTTTGGAGGAAATGTTTTATCCCTTACctgtgtttatatatgtgcattcTTATGAGCTAACAATTTCTTATTAATGATCTTCAACCttccattaaaaaaaattactgcAATCTTTTGACAATTCATTACATGAAACTCTTTTTAAAATGGCACCCAACCTGTGCGCAGTGTCCAGGAATCATGATTGTTTAGATATGAACCATGAGAAACATATCCATAAACATGAAGCGAAAATACTACACACATAAGTATCCAAGTGTTTATgcatgtgtgtgtgtgtgtgttcGTGCTCATTGTTTTACCTTAATGTATGCGCGATATGTAATTTCTGACAAggtcatatattttttaatgattttatatatatttatgaccaagcaataataatatatttaaaattttacataagtAACCAACTCAGAAAGcacgttttttttttttttttttttttaaatattatgaaatatcTACATAAtagataaattaataaaataaaaataaaaaaaagacaaccaatttttaaaaaatattaattcgTTTAACAAcacaaacaaaaaacaaaaaatatgctataaatttataggctttttttttttttttttttttttttgtgaatgaaaagaaaaagggtGTAAATCCTTTATACAACACTTgactaaaaagaaaatattataattatataaaataatgaaaataaacaaaCGTATATTccttctaattttttataacaacgaaatacttttctttttatttgaagTTGTATACGATTTAAATTTTCCAAATAAATAGCATTTATACCCATATTCTACATTTTTGTGAAAAtgttgaaatattttaagaaagatcattattcatatttaacGAGTGGCAGGAAAAAATCATTTATGGTAGAAAAAGATGTTAAAACGAGGTACTgtccacaaaaaaaaaaaaattaaaattaaaattaaaattaaaactaaaaatgaagataaagataaaaataaaaataaaaataaaataaaaaaaaaaataataataaaattaaattataattatgagACTCTACAAAAGACCAAAAATACGGTTAAAAAGGGGAAACCGTGGGGGAGGAAGAGGaaaagtttttttaaataaggaATAAAACTAAAGGTAGAAATAAGGAATATTAATAAGTGGTACATCAATAAAACATGGAgaactattttatttaaaaaaaagacagaGAGTGTATAAAAGTGTGTACGAGGGTGTAAATTCGTGTAAATGCGTGTAAAAGCAAGTAAAAGGATGTAAATTCGTGTAAAAGCGAGTAAAAGGGGTGTAAGAACGCGTAAGAGTATTCAACTTCATAAGGCACAAAAAATCGCTATTAAAATTATGCTCGTTTTTACTTGTTTGCCATTTTGATATGCCGTTACACGGCTGCATTTTAGCACTTCTATAACttattcctattttttttttttttttttttttttttttttttgtcaaaGTAAAAAGTTTGTTACAAGGGAAGAATTGAAACACATTTTCATCTTAGACACTGCAGATAGTACAGCAGGGTTATGCATATTGAACATCTCGTTATTTCTCCTAGGAGGGTTAACACAAGAAAAAAGCAAAGGGGACATGGCAACGAATTTACAAGGAAGTTTGTTTATTATAAGTTTGATGTGTTTTTCTGTTCAAAAGGTTTTCCAAAGATCTATTATATCCGATGTTTCATTTGTTGTACTATT
This genomic window contains:
- the PmUG01_08020300 gene encoding conserved Plasmodium protein, unknown function; translated protein: MSAVEELKFIWNFLFSDITSEKQDEEIECQKKYEENINLLKRLMRTENLKFEQKYNALNVLEKLKDVKGVKYEDVLYDYAKNFLKFLKESFGNVAEEIQINDKISYRRNELIKQDLNNKLQNLNNNYNLEYINLNKCLGTENFENQLNASLKFNSLKDILSKLLIEMKKYENQYNNLSDTDKFLDMKIYEIENYLNKDVNDNA